One Vespa crabro chromosome 1, iyVesCrab1.2, whole genome shotgun sequence genomic region harbors:
- the LOC124432822 gene encoding protein Skeletor, isoforms B/C isoform X1, producing MTTRSPTTSPSDRRSTIGLVLAIFFIFLAQLCDGAYYGKLIGKLSELHHGVSGEVYAVDGRTLFIKDFTYDGEGPAAFFYAGNTKSPNSNGFRVRDERGTASVLKRYRRKDITLTLPDGKTLNSIKWFSVWCDEFAVNFGDVRIPRGFDYPKPQKLAALNGVHGVSSEPIVIVDAQTLLIPGFSYDGEAPDAKFWVGAGPSPSPQGIRVPDENGKEQPLRRYDRKTIVLTLPGDLTVHQIGHFGVWCEAFTVDFGHIQIPQGLNVPPSLKMLGVSPQSKLNCEVLDDTLAFELRWAVAGDSIVVQLVGKLDAGQYMAFGLSANPERSVMIGGDVVVAWVDKQTLQGYAIDYFLDAKSQCSGGRGSCPDTKIQEDTNSVRLLNAALVNGYSIVTYQRPLKASDELDRQVLTNRSQAIIWAVGPLNERQEVSFHSDYLKTDRFIEFGRPPAWNCPIPDQEQPDTYIDNDNNANSNQQLAVTTRRPQRVPATPAPAPTNDAWEIPPIQCYEPEDGVFYAQMGPTGGKHGYPAITGHVGWGISWYINGLLIPEINVVRGKKYTFVVEGGQNADTPARYHPFYITDDPVGGYQHKTPEEKAKIKIFAGVRRQRGSIRPTGVGRFCYWVPDQKQPPADEFTSFGAYQRTLTLECDHGEPGIVEWTPDENTPDTVYYQCFTHRYLGWKINVHDSCDEGSASENHEVYVEQNGHPELIEDLDVSPSIRVSSKVTPTAEFLQQHLHHPHHREHGLRYPHHTATNSGKLSTSYAQLLTNANHNNYERFRTSAIHEDAYGPRSNHGIIPHRYEVRVKENYRHAHLDEEALQRQQQQQKQQQTVSSIYSELGGIGTINRPTSISSTSATITSTALSSYPSRPQFTEIDQEIRQSSNHQLSNLVADNSRPLSHGMKFAYTLPTTQIVYSRPTSHHYTPDHHHLHHLLHYHQHQPEQQRAQVMIVRRPVLMRRPILQSSHTINSPTFALPPSRSIFMERKKAVYKVPTSEKVSYGNIVKLMKLDPKQRTKLEAKVSEAAVMDISGNLMTSLKPARNTGFNPDSIVIESGFKPIIDPSRDLLEKRISDSDQEYEETIKESTFSDQLSSDNFEPVFLPSPSMNPASDKSKKQKKKPNQTNLNHSSKPVLDELDDMQMAADGLQSYYLPPARSEAESATPGVLITYDGKKVKDSSLARSISEIEDRSKTRLTSDVLSRTPQFGRFKGELPPLIPAEIRSSDKTTRLERNEQSASLDLPLLKSRKNTRLTLVERSKRSPEETRTMSSMEFRRSNITKNTSNEEDIDDMTTLGSTGQTILANIKYVVLTIILYYVI from the exons ctGCATTCTTCTATGCCGGAAATACCAAGAGCCCCAATTCTAATGGGTTTAGAGTGCGAGACGAACGTGGAAC GGCAAGCGTGTTAAAACGATATCGGAGAAAGGACATCACATTGACCTTGCCTGATGGTAAGACCCTGAATAGCATCAAATGGTTCTCAGTTTGGTGCGACGAATTTGCT GTCAACTTCGGAGACGTAAGGATCCCACGAGGTTTCGACTATCCAAAACCACAGAAATTGGCTGCTCTCAACGGAGTTCACGGAGTCAGTTCAGAGCCCATCGTTATCGTAGATGCTCAGACTCTTCTGATACCAGGATTCAGTTACGACGGAGAGGCACCTG atGCAAAATTCTGGGTGGGTGCCggaccatcaccatcacctcAAGGAATTCGAGTCCCTgatgaaaatggaaaagaacaGCCTTTACGACGTTATGATCGCAAAACCATTGTCTTAACCTTACCTGGAGATCTGACAGTCCATCAAATTGGCCACTTTGGCGTATGGTGTGAAGCCTTCACCGTGGACTTCGGACACATACAAATTCCACAAGGTCTCAACGTTCCACCTTCTCTTAAGATGCTCGGAGTATCACCGCAG TCGAAGCTAAACTGTGAAGTCCTGGATGACACTTTGGCTTTTGAGCTGCGTTGGGCCGTTGCAGGTGACAGCATAGTCGTGCAGCTCGTTGGAAAACTTG ATGCTGGACAATACATGGCCTTCGGCTTATCGGCAAATCCGGAGAGAAGCGTTATGATCGGTGGAGACGTCGTGGTGGCCTGGGTAGACAAACAAACTCTTCAAGGATACGCTATCGATTACTTCCTAGACGCGAAATCACAATGTTCCGGTGGACGAGGAAGTTGTCCTGACACAAAAAtacaa GAGGACACCAACTCGGTTCGATTGTTGAATGCAGCTTTAGTCAATGGGTACAGCATTGTGACCTATCAGAGACCATTGAAAGCCAGTGATGAGCTGGATCGTCAGGTTCTCACGAACAGATCACAGGCCATCATCTGGGCAGTTGGTCCATTGAACGAGAGGCAGGAAGTTAGTTTCCATAGCGACTACTTGAAGACTGATCGTTTCATCGAATTCGGTAGACCGCCTGCTTGGAATTGTCCCATTCCTGATCAGGAACAACCAGATACTTATattgacaacgataataatgcaaaTAGTAATCAG CAACTCGCGGTAACTACAAGAAGACCTCAACGTGTTCCTGCTACTCCAGCACCAGCACCTACAAATGATGCTTGGGAGATTCCTCCAATACAATGTTATGAACCAGAAGATGGTGTCTTTTATGCTCAAATGGGACCAACCGGTGGAAAACATGGATATCCTGCTATTACAG GTCATGTTGGCTGGGGAATTTCTTGGTATATAAATGGTCTTTTAATTCCGGAGATAAACGTAGTCCGTGGAAAGAAGTATACCTTTGTCGTTGAAGGTGGACAGAATGCCGATACACCTGCACGTtatcatccattttatatcaCGGATGATCCTGTCGGTGGTTATCAACATAAAACTCCAGAAGAAAAAGCA aaaattaaaatattcgctGGAGTACGTAGACAACGGGGATCAATTCGACCTACCGGAGTTGGACGATTTTGTTATTGGGTACCCGATCAAAAACAACCTCCGGCCGATGAATTCACATCTTTCGGTGCTTATCAACGAACGTTGACTTTGGAATGTGATCATGGTGAACCAGGAATTGTTGAATGGACTCCCGATGAGAATACACCAGATACGGTCTATTATCAA TGTTTCACTCATCGCTATCTGGGCTGGAAGATTAACGTCCATGACAGCTGCGATGAGGGTTCAGCCAGCGAGAACCATGAGGTTTATGTGGAACAGAATGGTCATCCTGAGCTCATCGAAGATTTAGATGTCAGTCCGAGCATTCGAGTCTCGAGCAAGGTAACGCCAACGGCCGAGTTCCTTCAGCAGCATCTTCATCATCCTCATCATCGGGAACATGGTCTTCGTTACCCCCATCATACGGCGACTAACTCTGGCAAGCTAAGCACGTCCTACGCGCAGCTACTAACGAACGCTAATCATAACAATTACGAACGCTTTCGAACATCAGCCATACATGAGGATGCCTACGGGCCGAGGTCCAATCATGGGATCATTCCTCATCGTTACGAGGTACGCGTGAAGGAGAACTATCGTCACGCGCACCTCGACGAGGAAGCTCTGCAAcgtcaacaacaacagcagaaGCAACAACAAACAGTTAGCTCAATTTATAGCGAATTAGGAGGAATTGGCACCATTAACAGGCCAACCTCAATTTCCTCGACCTCGGCCACGATCACGTCCACGGCACTATCCTCGTATCCCAGCAGACCTCAGTTCACGGAGATCGATCAAGAAATCCGACAGTCCTCTAACCATCAATTGTCTAACCTCGTTGCAGATAATTCAAGACCACTGAGCCACGGGATGAAATTCGCTTACACTCTACCCACCACGCAGATCGTATATTCCAGACCAACGTCGCATCATTACACGCCTGATCACCATCATCTCCATCATCTACTTCATTACCATCAGCATCAACCGGAGCAGCAAAGAGCCCAAGTGATGATCGTACGAAGACCTGTTTTGATGCGTCGACCCATTTTACAGAGTTCTCATACAATTAACTCACCCACGTTCGCCTTACCACCTTCAAGATCGATATTCATGGAACGTAAAAAAGCTGTTTACAAGGTACCAACCTCAGAAAAAGTCTCATACGGAAATATCGTCAAGCTGATGAAACTCGACCCAAAACAACGTACTAAATTAGAAGCTAAAGTATCCGAAGCAGCTGTCATGGATATTTCGGGAAATCTAATGACATCTCTGAAACCAGCTCGTAACACTGGATTCAATCCAGACTCCATTGTCATCGAGAGTGGCTTCAAACCTATAATTGATCCATCCCGAGATCTGCTTGAAAAACGAATATCAGATAGCGATCAGGAATacgaagaaacgataaaagaatcAACATTTTCCGATCAATTATCAAGTGATAATTTTGAGCCAGTATTTTTACCTTCGCCAAGCATGAACCCAGCATctgataaatcaaaaaaacaaaagaagaaacctAATCAAACGAACTTAAATCATTCTTCAAAACCAGTTTTAGACGAATTAGATGATATGCAAATGGCTGCCGATGGCCTTCAGTCCTATTACTTACCTCCAGCCAGATCAGAGGCTGAATCAGCAACTCCTGGAGTTTTAATAACTTACGATGGTAAAAAGGTAAAGGATTCCTCATTAGCCAGGTCCATTTCGGAGATCGAAGATCGTTCAAAGACTCGACTGACTTCGGACGTGTTGAGCAGGACACCACAATTTGGAAGATTCAAAGGAGAACTTCCACCACTGATTCCTGCCGAAATACGTTCGTCCGATAAAACGACAAGACtcgaaagaaacgaacaaTCAGCCTCGCTAGATCTACCCCTGTTGAAATCTCGAAAAAATACAAGACTCACGTTGGTTGAAAGATCGAAGAGATCGCCAGAAGAAACTCGTACGATGTCAAGTATGGAATTTCGAAGGAGTAACATCACAAAAAATACGTCGAACGAGGAGGACATTGACGATATGACAACGCTTGGTAGCACCGGGCAAACGATTTTAGCTAATATTAAATACGTTGTTCTGACCATAATACTTTATTACGTTATTTGA
- the LOC124432822 gene encoding protein Skeletor, isoforms B/C isoform X2, which translates to MTTRSPTTSPSDRRSTIGLVLAIFFIFLAQLCDGAYYGKLIGKLSELHHGVSGEVYAVDGRTLFIKDFTYDGEGPAAFFYAGNTKSPNSNGFRVRDERGTASVLKRYRRKDITLTLPDGKTLNSIKWFSVWCDEFAVNFGDVRIPRGFDYPKPQKLAALNGVHGVSSEPIVIVDAQTLLIPGFSYDGEAPDAKFWVGAGPSPSPQGIRVPDENGKEQPLRRYDRKTIVLTLPGDLTVHQIGHFGVWCEAFTVDFGHIQIPQGLNVPPSLKMLGVSPQSKLNCEVLDDTLAFELRWAVAGDSIVVQLVGKLDAGQYMAFGLSANPERSVMIGGDVVVAWVDKQTLQGYAIDYFLDAKSQCSGGRGSCPDTKIQEDTNSVRLLNAALVNGYSIVTYQRPLKASDELDRQVLTNRSQAIIWAVGPLNERQEVSFHSDYLKTDRFIEFGRPPAWNCPIPDQEQPDTYIDNDNNANSNQQLAVTTRRPQRVPATPAPAPTNDAWEIPPIQCYEPEDGVFYAQMGPTGGKHGYPAITGHVGWGISWYINGLLIPEINVVRGKKYTFVVEGGQNADTPARYHPFYITDDPVGGYQHKTPEEKAKIKIFAGVRRQRGSIRPTGVGRFCYWVPDQKQPPADEFTSFGAYQRTLTLECDHGEPGIVEWTPDENTPDTVYYQCFTHRYLGWKINVHDSCDEGSASENHEVYVEQNGHPELIEDLDVSPSIRVSSKVTPTAEFLQQHLHHPHHREHGLRYPHHTATNSGKLSTSYAQLLTNANHNNYERFRTSAIHEDAYGPRSNHGIIPHRYEVRVKENYRHAHLDEEALQRQQQQQKQQQTIIQDH; encoded by the exons ctGCATTCTTCTATGCCGGAAATACCAAGAGCCCCAATTCTAATGGGTTTAGAGTGCGAGACGAACGTGGAAC GGCAAGCGTGTTAAAACGATATCGGAGAAAGGACATCACATTGACCTTGCCTGATGGTAAGACCCTGAATAGCATCAAATGGTTCTCAGTTTGGTGCGACGAATTTGCT GTCAACTTCGGAGACGTAAGGATCCCACGAGGTTTCGACTATCCAAAACCACAGAAATTGGCTGCTCTCAACGGAGTTCACGGAGTCAGTTCAGAGCCCATCGTTATCGTAGATGCTCAGACTCTTCTGATACCAGGATTCAGTTACGACGGAGAGGCACCTG atGCAAAATTCTGGGTGGGTGCCggaccatcaccatcacctcAAGGAATTCGAGTCCCTgatgaaaatggaaaagaacaGCCTTTACGACGTTATGATCGCAAAACCATTGTCTTAACCTTACCTGGAGATCTGACAGTCCATCAAATTGGCCACTTTGGCGTATGGTGTGAAGCCTTCACCGTGGACTTCGGACACATACAAATTCCACAAGGTCTCAACGTTCCACCTTCTCTTAAGATGCTCGGAGTATCACCGCAG TCGAAGCTAAACTGTGAAGTCCTGGATGACACTTTGGCTTTTGAGCTGCGTTGGGCCGTTGCAGGTGACAGCATAGTCGTGCAGCTCGTTGGAAAACTTG ATGCTGGACAATACATGGCCTTCGGCTTATCGGCAAATCCGGAGAGAAGCGTTATGATCGGTGGAGACGTCGTGGTGGCCTGGGTAGACAAACAAACTCTTCAAGGATACGCTATCGATTACTTCCTAGACGCGAAATCACAATGTTCCGGTGGACGAGGAAGTTGTCCTGACACAAAAAtacaa GAGGACACCAACTCGGTTCGATTGTTGAATGCAGCTTTAGTCAATGGGTACAGCATTGTGACCTATCAGAGACCATTGAAAGCCAGTGATGAGCTGGATCGTCAGGTTCTCACGAACAGATCACAGGCCATCATCTGGGCAGTTGGTCCATTGAACGAGAGGCAGGAAGTTAGTTTCCATAGCGACTACTTGAAGACTGATCGTTTCATCGAATTCGGTAGACCGCCTGCTTGGAATTGTCCCATTCCTGATCAGGAACAACCAGATACTTATattgacaacgataataatgcaaaTAGTAATCAG CAACTCGCGGTAACTACAAGAAGACCTCAACGTGTTCCTGCTACTCCAGCACCAGCACCTACAAATGATGCTTGGGAGATTCCTCCAATACAATGTTATGAACCAGAAGATGGTGTCTTTTATGCTCAAATGGGACCAACCGGTGGAAAACATGGATATCCTGCTATTACAG GTCATGTTGGCTGGGGAATTTCTTGGTATATAAATGGTCTTTTAATTCCGGAGATAAACGTAGTCCGTGGAAAGAAGTATACCTTTGTCGTTGAAGGTGGACAGAATGCCGATACACCTGCACGTtatcatccattttatatcaCGGATGATCCTGTCGGTGGTTATCAACATAAAACTCCAGAAGAAAAAGCA aaaattaaaatattcgctGGAGTACGTAGACAACGGGGATCAATTCGACCTACCGGAGTTGGACGATTTTGTTATTGGGTACCCGATCAAAAACAACCTCCGGCCGATGAATTCACATCTTTCGGTGCTTATCAACGAACGTTGACTTTGGAATGTGATCATGGTGAACCAGGAATTGTTGAATGGACTCCCGATGAGAATACACCAGATACGGTCTATTATCAA TGTTTCACTCATCGCTATCTGGGCTGGAAGATTAACGTCCATGACAGCTGCGATGAGGGTTCAGCCAGCGAGAACCATGAGGTTTATGTGGAACAGAATGGTCATCCTGAGCTCATCGAAGATTTAGATGTCAGTCCGAGCATTCGAGTCTCGAGCAAGGTAACGCCAACGGCCGAGTTCCTTCAGCAGCATCTTCATCATCCTCATCATCGGGAACATGGTCTTCGTTACCCCCATCATACGGCGACTAACTCTGGCAAGCTAAGCACGTCCTACGCGCAGCTACTAACGAACGCTAATCATAACAATTACGAACGCTTTCGAACATCAGCCATACATGAGGATGCCTACGGGCCGAGGTCCAATCATGGGATCATTCCTCATCGTTACGAGGTACGCGTGAAGGAGAACTATCGTCACGCGCACCTCGACGAGGAAGCTCTGCAAcgtcaacaacaacagcagaaGCAACAACAAACA ATAATTCAAGACCACTGA